In the genome of Pseudomonas putida, one region contains:
- the hmgA gene encoding homogentisate 1,2-dioxygenase — translation MNLDSSPDLQYLSGFGNEFASEALPGALPVGQNSPQKAPYGLYAELLSGTAFTMARSELRRTWLYRIRPSALHPRFERLERQPLTGPLGAITPNRLRWSPQPIPSEPTDFIEGWLPMVANSASEKPAGVSIYIYRANRSMERVFFNADGELLLVPEQGRLRIATELGVMEVEPLEIAVIPRGMKFRVELLDGQARGYIAENHGAPLRIPDLGPIGSNGLANPRDFLTPVAHYEEASGPVQLVQKFLGEHWACELQHSPLDVVAWHGSNVPYKYDLRRFNTIGTVSFDHPDPSIFTVLTSPTSVHGMANMDFVIFPPRWMVAENTFRPPWFHRNLMNEFMGLIQGAYDAKAEGFLPGGASLHGVMSAHGPDAETCDKAIAADLAPHKIDNTMAFMFETSQVLRPSRHALECPQLQADYDSCWATLPSTFNPNRR, via the coding sequence ATGAATCTCGATTCTTCCCCTGATCTGCAGTACCTGAGCGGCTTCGGCAACGAGTTCGCCAGTGAAGCGCTGCCTGGCGCCTTGCCGGTCGGGCAGAACTCCCCACAAAAAGCCCCCTACGGCCTGTATGCCGAACTGCTCTCGGGCACCGCGTTCACCATGGCCCGCAGCGAGCTGCGTCGCACGTGGCTGTACCGCATTCGCCCGTCGGCGCTGCACCCACGCTTCGAGCGCCTTGAGCGCCAGCCACTGACCGGCCCGCTAGGCGCGATCACGCCCAACCGCCTGCGTTGGAGCCCGCAGCCGATCCCGTCCGAGCCTACCGACTTCATCGAAGGCTGGCTGCCGATGGTGGCCAACTCGGCGTCGGAGAAGCCCGCCGGCGTGAGCATCTATATCTATCGCGCCAACCGCTCCATGGAGCGTGTGTTCTTCAACGCCGACGGTGAGCTACTGCTGGTGCCGGAGCAAGGTCGCCTGCGCATCGCCACCGAGCTGGGGGTGATGGAGGTCGAGCCGCTGGAGATCGCCGTGATTCCACGGGGCATGAAGTTCCGCGTCGAGCTGCTCGATGGCCAGGCCCGTGGCTACATCGCCGAGAACCATGGCGCGCCACTGCGCATCCCGGACCTGGGCCCGATCGGCAGCAATGGCCTGGCCAATCCGCGTGACTTCCTGACCCCGGTGGCGCACTACGAAGAGGCCAGCGGGCCCGTGCAATTGGTGCAGAAGTTCCTCGGCGAGCACTGGGCCTGTGAGCTGCAGCATTCACCACTGGACGTGGTCGCCTGGCACGGCAGCAACGTGCCGTACAAGTACGATCTGCGTCGTTTCAATACCATCGGCACGGTCAGCTTCGACCATCCCGATCCTTCCATCTTCACCGTGCTGACCTCGCCGACCAGCGTCCACGGCATGGCCAACATGGACTTCGTGATCTTCCCGCCACGCTGGATGGTGGCCGAGAACACCTTCCGTCCACCCTGGTTCCACCGCAACCTGATGAACGAGTTCATGGGGCTGATCCAGGGCGCCTACGACGCCAAGGCCGAGGGCTTCCTGCCCGGCGGTGCTTCGCTGCACGGTGTGATGAGCGCCCACGGGCCAGACGCCGAGACCTGCGACAAGGCCATCGCCGCGGACTTGGCGCCGCACAAGATCGACAACACCATGGCATTTATGTTCGAGACCAGCCAGGTGCTGCGTCCGAGCCGTCATGCTCTCGAGTGCCCGCAGTTGCAGGCTGACTACGATAGTTGCTGGGCCACCTTGCCGAGCACCTTCAACCCGAATCGGAGATAA
- a CDS encoding IclR family transcriptional regulator gives MAKASSPADNGKQKVRSAEVGTDILKALAELSPSTSLSRLAEHVDMPASKVHRYLQALIASGFAEQDPATNHYGLGREALRVGMAALGSIDVLKVAALPLSQLRDELNESCFIAVWGNQGATVVSIEPAVRAVTVVTQIGSVLPLLSSSTGLVFAAHLPERETLQLREQELAAMNQVFSDYEPLLAEIRARGLHHVHGLLMPGVDALSAPVFNAMGQIAAVMTVVGPTSIFHADEQGPAAKRLLAATGAVSRRMGYEPQA, from the coding sequence ATGGCCAAAGCCAGCTCCCCTGCCGACAACGGCAAGCAGAAGGTCCGCTCGGCGGAAGTCGGCACCGACATTCTCAAGGCCCTTGCCGAACTCTCCCCATCCACTTCGCTGTCGCGACTGGCCGAACACGTAGACATGCCGGCGAGCAAGGTGCACCGCTACCTGCAGGCCCTGATCGCCAGCGGCTTCGCCGAGCAGGACCCTGCCACCAACCATTATGGGCTGGGGCGTGAGGCATTGCGGGTGGGCATGGCGGCGCTGGGCAGCATCGATGTACTGAAAGTCGCGGCGTTGCCACTGTCGCAACTGCGCGATGAGCTCAACGAGAGCTGCTTCATTGCCGTATGGGGCAACCAAGGGGCGACGGTGGTGAGCATCGAGCCTGCGGTACGCGCAGTGACAGTGGTCACGCAGATCGGCTCGGTTCTGCCGTTGCTCAGTTCGTCCACAGGCCTGGTGTTCGCCGCTCATCTGCCGGAGCGCGAAACACTGCAATTGCGCGAACAGGAACTGGCTGCGATGAACCAGGTGTTCAGCGACTACGAGCCCCTGCTGGCAGAAATCCGAGCACGCGGCCTGCACCACGTGCATGGTTTGCTGATGCCCGGGGTGGATGCTTTGTCGGCACCGGTGTTCAACGCCATGGGCCAGATCGCCGCCGTGATGACGGTAGTCGGTCCGACATCGATCTTCCATGCCGACGAGCAAGGACCTGCGGCGAAACGCCTGCTGGCGGCGACGGGAGCCGTCAGCAGGCGAATGGGGTATGAACCACAGGCATAG
- a CDS encoding dermonecrotic toxin domain-containing protein has product MNSPLTFPSMSLPAGSQDILSTIVVLSMMLQGEVALVPGLPPRNGALGDPERWLDEHWQVDADHWWAEQSPLLGEQLRALLSLQVRFRALRHGAPRQAIEALLPEADPVWATVSLHTDAGEKVRIPGFLALSHNLYDDEEPFVLYGLGAGVWFDNHRRMADTLLAYLQNDGCWTQGLSPQARAAVVHATSVDLSLRPLRAPAEEYLLEDMRLLQRRLVIDGVAAGRDDNKAAVALVPLFEQLQGCVADAVSALRKDQAPHWLRHLSPDESEQLTMLHQAVTETETELAEQSQHSDFYAYANQRLGHWLAAKGFPALSAEHVQLHIRHDFTADASRHTVSLLEWVCGGAYHGNRLTIAIAHEGLRNALGDEGVSLVADELQLHRGYVEHVEQTYEHAQICLLLGKALDAKLQLARQAADFQGLDRRAVRLLEQAAQDTWAQPSDAGKINVAMLYINGEMLLTDHLYLYNDDIHVLYAPGSPSGDFQAFNSSGHMSFALGALSATPAGRDYLVKHVRHADRPALARYLKLVARLPQEWSRETVNVRPKDVDGWQQVIQHWTKLRVMKVLDDLGEIRPKLPPKPNETLQRRVNDIDHELRVLMTDYQTVAEVPTFMAYARERVSERINRYPGNKGSWIDADTVLVELEEGVRQSLTQVAASGYPADFNFRDFARLTSTVGQDLSHLDNRTIDGYIRAARLGEEYCQAIQESYLDPEGDAQSRPLELYRHITGMKIQRDCLMELQSGRLSEAHARWLRPVCMAFHRGSFVTDCKLAMLKINGAEVVGGYLLQSSEARGTLVYFSDGLDGRHLFTFEDFVREWQSEAMQDWIFEHVSVDDELLIRGLNEDVRNLSSDASSDRIARSLQVLYNIRDLSVALRQRIKRLLAEAERDAYSAAKRITQEVFWLVGLVADAIALAFPPARIVLGFIKAGEGFYRSLVALRDGDKTAALLSLLGGVASLPGFTEVVKFYGTQLFDRGSKLWSTLFPGESSALSVWVKQQFEVLKAFYERHEVFKELGSAGIGPLNNRFEEELSWYTQLVVSREKSVPRQFT; this is encoded by the coding sequence ATGAATTCTCCCTTGACCTTTCCTTCCATGTCCTTGCCTGCCGGCTCTCAGGACATCCTGAGCACTATTGTGGTGTTGAGCATGATGTTGCAGGGCGAGGTTGCTCTCGTCCCCGGCTTGCCGCCTCGTAATGGGGCCCTTGGTGATCCCGAGCGCTGGTTGGACGAACACTGGCAGGTCGATGCTGATCACTGGTGGGCGGAGCAGTCCCCACTGCTGGGTGAGCAACTCCGGGCGTTGCTGAGCTTGCAGGTGCGATTCCGTGCCTTGCGCCATGGCGCGCCTAGGCAGGCCATAGAGGCTCTGCTACCAGAGGCTGACCCCGTTTGGGCAACCGTCTCGCTGCATACGGATGCGGGCGAGAAGGTGCGCATTCCTGGTTTTCTGGCGCTGAGCCACAACTTGTACGATGACGAGGAACCTTTTGTGCTCTATGGGTTAGGAGCCGGTGTCTGGTTCGATAACCATCGGCGTATGGCCGACACGCTGCTCGCCTACCTGCAAAACGATGGGTGCTGGACACAGGGTCTGTCCCCACAAGCACGTGCGGCCGTGGTGCACGCAACGTCGGTCGATCTGAGTTTGAGGCCGCTACGGGCCCCGGCTGAGGAGTATCTGCTTGAGGATATGCGGTTGCTACAACGCCGGTTGGTCATCGATGGCGTCGCTGCCGGGCGTGATGACAACAAGGCTGCCGTTGCCTTGGTCCCCTTGTTCGAGCAGCTTCAGGGATGTGTAGCCGATGCTGTCAGCGCTTTGCGCAAAGACCAGGCGCCGCACTGGCTGCGACACCTGTCGCCCGACGAGAGCGAGCAGTTGACGATGCTCCATCAGGCGGTCACCGAAACCGAGACTGAACTGGCCGAACAGTCCCAGCACAGTGATTTCTACGCCTATGCCAATCAGCGCCTTGGTCATTGGTTGGCGGCTAAAGGCTTTCCGGCGTTGTCTGCTGAACACGTGCAACTGCATATCCGGCATGACTTCACAGCGGACGCGTCGCGGCACACCGTTTCACTGCTCGAATGGGTCTGTGGCGGTGCCTATCACGGCAACCGCCTGACCATAGCGATCGCCCATGAGGGCTTGCGCAACGCCCTCGGGGATGAAGGTGTGAGCTTGGTCGCTGACGAGTTGCAGCTGCATCGAGGTTATGTCGAGCATGTCGAACAGACCTATGAGCATGCCCAGATCTGCCTCCTGCTGGGCAAGGCGCTGGATGCCAAGCTGCAACTTGCCAGGCAGGCAGCGGACTTCCAGGGCCTCGATCGCAGAGCGGTGCGACTGTTGGAGCAGGCCGCACAGGACACATGGGCGCAGCCTTCCGATGCAGGCAAGATCAATGTGGCAATGTTGTATATCAATGGCGAAATGCTGCTGACCGATCACCTGTACCTCTACAACGACGATATCCATGTGCTCTATGCGCCCGGGTCGCCATCGGGTGATTTCCAGGCGTTCAATTCATCTGGGCATATGAGTTTCGCATTGGGGGCGTTGAGTGCCACGCCCGCGGGGCGCGACTATCTCGTCAAGCATGTCCGGCATGCCGATCGCCCTGCGTTGGCTCGGTATCTGAAGCTTGTAGCCAGACTGCCTCAGGAATGGTCACGCGAGACGGTCAATGTTCGCCCGAAGGACGTCGATGGCTGGCAACAAGTGATCCAGCACTGGACCAAGCTGAGGGTGATGAAGGTGCTCGACGATCTTGGGGAGATCAGGCCGAAGCTGCCGCCCAAGCCGAACGAGACGCTGCAACGACGCGTGAACGACATCGACCACGAGCTGCGTGTGCTGATGACGGATTACCAAACAGTGGCCGAGGTGCCGACCTTCATGGCCTACGCCCGTGAGCGCGTGAGCGAGCGCATCAACCGTTACCCAGGCAACAAGGGAAGCTGGATCGATGCCGATACCGTTCTGGTCGAACTGGAAGAAGGCGTTCGTCAGTCCTTGACCCAAGTGGCGGCCAGTGGGTACCCCGCCGACTTCAATTTCAGAGATTTCGCCCGGCTGACTTCAACCGTTGGCCAGGACCTCTCACATTTGGACAACCGGACGATCGACGGTTACATCCGGGCCGCCAGGCTGGGTGAGGAGTACTGCCAGGCAATCCAAGAGAGTTATCTGGATCCGGAGGGGGACGCCCAATCCAGGCCGTTGGAACTGTATCGCCATATCACGGGCATGAAAATTCAACGGGACTGTCTGATGGAGCTGCAAAGCGGACGCCTGAGCGAGGCGCATGCCCGTTGGTTGAGACCGGTCTGCATGGCGTTTCACCGGGGCAGTTTCGTTACCGATTGCAAGCTGGCAATGCTGAAGATCAACGGTGCCGAGGTAGTCGGTGGCTACCTGCTGCAGTCGAGCGAGGCGAGGGGCACCTTGGTCTATTTCAGCGATGGGCTTGATGGGCGACACCTCTTCACGTTCGAGGATTTCGTCAGGGAGTGGCAAAGCGAGGCCATGCAAGATTGGATCTTTGAGCATGTTTCGGTTGACGATGAACTGTTGATCCGCGGTCTGAATGAGGACGTACGCAATCTCTCCTCAGATGCGTCAAGCGACAGGATCGCCCGGTCGTTGCAGGTGCTGTACAACATCCGTGATCTGTCGGTGGCGCTACGCCAACGTATAAAGCGTTTGTTGGCCGAGGCGGAACGCGACGCCTACAGTGCGGCGAAGCGCATCACCCAAGAAGTGTTCTGGTTGGTCGGCCTGGTGGCGGATGCCATCGCCCTGGCGTTCCCGCCCGCGCGAATCGTGCTGGGCTTCATCAAGGCCGGTGAAGGGTTCTACCGCAGCCTCGTGGCGTTGCGTGATGGCGACAAGACGGCGGCACTGTTATCCCTGCTCGGGGGCGTCGCCAGCTTGCCTGGGTTTACCGAGGTGGTGAAGTTCTATGGTACTCAGCTGTTTGATCGAGGCAGCAAACTCTGGTCGACGTTGTTTCCTGGTGAGTCATCCGCGCTGAGTGTGTGGGTGAAGCAGCAATTTGAGGTACTCAAAGCGTTCTATGAGCGGCATGAGGTGTTCAAGGAGCTTGGCTCAGCGGGAATCGGACCGTTGAATAATCGATTCGAGGAAGAGTTGTCGTGGTATACGCAACTGGTCGTTTCTCGAGAGAAGTCAGTCCCTCGTCAGTTCACCTGA
- a CDS encoding alpha/beta fold hydrolase: protein MPLAEIPLCVWRTRAQSFAFRGQTIRYWTAGQGEPLLLLHGFPTASWDWHYLWVPLTQRFRVIACDMLGFGDSAKPLDHDYSLMEQADLQQALLAHLDIDQPVHLLAHDYGGTVAQELLARHCEQRIEIASCAFLNSGLFPECYQVMLVQKLLLSPLGWLVARSFGRDDLVRNVSHIYGPCTHPSESALDDYWSLIVANRGTRILHKLIGYLPERRQHRERWVGALLRRCVPLRFINGVADPLSGARMLERYRQLVPGADTVALPGIGHYPHTEAPQQVLRHYLSFREQPMIEVPRKVAWS, encoded by the coding sequence ATGCCACTGGCCGAAATACCATTGTGCGTCTGGCGTACCCGAGCTCAGAGTTTCGCCTTTCGGGGCCAGACCATCCGCTATTGGACTGCAGGGCAGGGAGAGCCACTGCTTCTACTTCACGGTTTCCCCACGGCCAGCTGGGATTGGCACTACCTGTGGGTACCCTTGACCCAACGCTTTCGCGTCATCGCTTGCGACATGCTGGGCTTCGGCGACTCGGCCAAGCCCTTGGATCACGATTACAGCCTGATGGAGCAAGCCGACCTGCAACAGGCCCTGCTCGCCCACCTGGACATCGACCAGCCCGTGCATTTGCTGGCCCACGACTACGGCGGCACCGTGGCCCAGGAGCTGCTGGCGCGCCACTGTGAACAACGCATCGAGATCGCCAGCTGCGCATTCCTCAACAGTGGGCTGTTTCCGGAGTGCTACCAGGTCATGCTGGTGCAGAAGCTGCTGCTCAGTCCCTTGGGCTGGCTGGTGGCGCGCAGCTTCGGGCGCGACGACCTGGTGCGCAACGTCAGCCATATCTATGGGCCCTGCACGCACCCGAGCGAAAGTGCTCTGGATGACTACTGGAGCCTGATCGTCGCCAATCGTGGCACGCGCATCCTGCACAAGCTGATCGGTTACCTGCCCGAGCGACGCCAGCATCGTGAACGCTGGGTGGGGGCCTTGCTGCGACGATGTGTGCCGCTGCGGTTCATCAACGGTGTGGCCGACCCGCTGTCCGGCGCGCGAATGCTCGAGCGCTACCGGCAACTGGTGCCCGGCGCCGACACGGTGGCGCTGCCAGGCATCGGGCATTATCCGCACACCGAGGCACCGCAGCAGGTGTTGCGCCATTACCTGTCGTTTCGTGAGCAGCCGATGATCGAGGTACCACGCAAAGTCGCCTGGTCCTAG
- a CDS encoding LrgB family protein, with protein MSLEPMPLFWLALTLAAYLGSRWLYRRSGRYVLSPLILVPALLLAVAVPLHTAYAEYSRDTHWLMGVLGPVTVAFAVPIWQQRAMLARHWPALLVGMLAGSMASIASSWGLAHLLALDTAVSLSLLPRSITTPFAMPLAQDLGGVPELTAVFVMFTGVLGAMFGGVLLRVLPLRTPLARGALFGVGAHGAGVSRAQEVGREEGSVAGLVMVLTGLLNLFAGPLLARLL; from the coding sequence ATGAGCCTTGAGCCGATGCCGTTGTTCTGGCTGGCCCTGACCCTCGCCGCCTACCTGGGCAGCCGTTGGCTGTACCGGCGCAGTGGGCGCTACGTGCTGTCGCCACTGATTCTGGTGCCGGCGCTGCTGCTGGCGGTGGCCGTGCCACTGCACACCGCCTATGCCGAGTATTCGCGCGATACCCACTGGTTGATGGGCGTGCTGGGTCCGGTGACCGTGGCCTTCGCGGTGCCGATCTGGCAGCAGCGCGCGATGCTGGCGCGCCACTGGCCGGCCCTGCTGGTAGGCATGCTGGCTGGCAGCATGGCCTCGATCGCTAGTTCCTGGGGGCTGGCGCACCTGCTGGCGCTGGACACTGCGGTGAGTCTGTCGTTATTGCCGCGCTCGATCACCACGCCCTTTGCCATGCCTCTGGCCCAAGACCTGGGCGGCGTGCCGGAGCTGACGGCGGTGTTCGTCATGTTCACCGGTGTGCTCGGTGCGATGTTCGGCGGCGTGCTGCTGCGTGTGCTGCCCCTGCGCACGCCTTTGGCCCGTGGCGCGCTCTTTGGCGTTGGGGCTCATGGTGCCGGGGTCAGCCGCGCTCAGGAGGTGGGTCGCGAGGAAGGCTCGGTGGCTGGCCTGGTCATGGTGCTCACCGGCCTGCTCAACCTGTTCGCCGGGCCTCTGCTGGCAAGGCTGCTGTGA
- a CDS encoding CidA/LrgA family protein, whose translation MKPALLKKYLRLLVELAILLALFLLGGQLSSWLGWPIPGGVMGLALLLLLFACGVLKPATLQAGAGWLMAEMLLFFIPALMSLLDYGGLLRSDGWRILLVIAVSTLLVMVVTAVTVELVCRWRLRHEP comes from the coding sequence ATGAAACCCGCCTTACTGAAAAAATACCTGCGCCTGCTCGTCGAGCTGGCGATCCTGCTTGCCTTGTTCCTGCTCGGCGGCCAGCTGTCCAGCTGGCTGGGCTGGCCGATTCCCGGCGGGGTGATGGGGCTGGCCTTGCTCTTGCTGCTGTTCGCTTGCGGTGTGCTCAAGCCCGCCACCTTGCAGGCCGGCGCGGGTTGGCTGATGGCTGAAATGCTGCTGTTCTTCATCCCAGCGTTGATGAGCCTGCTCGACTACGGTGGCCTGCTGCGTAGCGATGGCTGGCGCATTTTGCTGGTGATCGCGGTGAGTACTCTTTTGGTGATGGTGGTGACCGCCGTCACGGTGGAGCTGGTCTGCCGCTGGAGGCTGCGCCATGAGCCTTGA
- a CDS encoding LysR family transcriptional regulator, protein MEFKQLRSFIEVVHRGGFTQAAQTLHISQSAVSKQVAQLEQDLGQPLLERQGSQLHLTAAGRIVLARGEALLRQRQELQNELDDLSQMARGELRLGLPLLGSDALFAGLFAEYRRRHPNISIQLIEGGSRTVEQAVKNGELELGGCITPTDPAFEYQPFCDEPLDALLPQAHALAGQSQVELLQLADTPFLLYQRSFMLNDRLLGACQQLGFTPKEGGRSGQADFLAALVAAGQGVVLLPRVVARALERPGVVRVALNPPELRWDIAFIWRRGAYLSKAAQAWLQLVRERSASGL, encoded by the coding sequence ATGGAATTCAAGCAGCTACGCAGCTTCATCGAAGTGGTGCACCGCGGGGGCTTTACCCAGGCGGCGCAGACGCTGCACATCAGCCAGTCGGCCGTGAGCAAGCAGGTCGCCCAGCTTGAGCAGGATCTCGGCCAGCCCTTGCTGGAGCGTCAAGGCTCGCAATTGCACCTGACCGCCGCCGGGCGCATTGTCCTGGCACGCGGCGAGGCCTTGCTACGCCAGCGCCAAGAGCTACAGAACGAACTGGACGATCTCAGCCAGATGGCCCGGGGGGAACTGCGTCTGGGGTTGCCGCTGCTGGGCAGCGATGCGCTGTTCGCGGGTTTGTTCGCCGAATACCGACGGCGTCATCCGAACATCTCGATCCAGCTGATCGAAGGCGGCAGCCGCACGGTGGAGCAAGCCGTCAAAAATGGCGAACTGGAGCTCGGCGGCTGCATCACGCCCACGGACCCTGCGTTCGAGTACCAGCCATTCTGCGATGAGCCGCTCGATGCGCTATTGCCCCAGGCGCATGCCCTGGCGGGGCAATCTCAGGTAGAGCTGCTGCAGTTGGCGGACACGCCGTTTCTGCTGTATCAGCGCAGCTTCATGCTCAATGACCGCTTGCTCGGCGCGTGCCAGCAACTGGGTTTCACGCCCAAGGAAGGCGGGCGCAGCGGGCAGGCGGACTTTCTTGCCGCACTGGTGGCGGCCGGGCAAGGGGTAGTGTTGTTGCCCCGGGTCGTGGCGCGGGCATTGGAGCGGCCGGGTGTGGTACGGGTGGCACTGAACCCGCCTGAGCTGCGCTGGGACATCGCCTTCATCTGGCGGCGCGGTGCCTACCTATCGAAGGCGGCGCAGGCGTGGTTGCAGCTCGTGCGCGAACGGTCTGCGTCCGGCCTGTAG
- a CDS encoding flavodoxin has protein sequence MKVAIISGSVYGTAEEVARHAESLLKAAGFDAWHAARATLQDLQGFAPDAFLAVTSTTGMGELPDNLMPLYSTIRDTLPAAWRGLPGAVIGLGDSSYGDTYCGGGEQMRELFAELGVHEVLPMLRLDASETVTPEADAEPWLAEFAVALKA, from the coding sequence ATGAAAGTCGCCATTATTTCAGGCTCGGTGTATGGCACCGCCGAAGAAGTCGCCCGTCATGCCGAGTCCCTGCTCAAGGCCGCCGGTTTCGACGCCTGGCATGCCGCCCGCGCCACGCTGCAGGACTTGCAGGGTTTTGCCCCGGATGCGTTTCTGGCCGTGACCTCGACCACTGGCATGGGCGAGTTGCCTGACAACCTGATGCCGCTGTACAGCACGATTCGCGACACCCTGCCGGCCGCCTGGCGTGGTTTGCCTGGCGCGGTGATTGGCCTGGGGGATTCCAGCTATGGCGATACGTACTGCGGGGGTGGCGAACAGATGCGTGAACTGTTCGCTGAACTGGGCGTGCATGAAGTGCTGCCGATGCTGCGCCTGGATGCCAGCGAGACCGTGACGCCCGAGGCAGATGCTGAGCCGTGGCTGGCCGAATTCGCGGTCGCACTCAAGGCCTGA
- a CDS encoding PAS domain S-box protein, with the protein MINAQLLQSMIDASNDGIVVAEQEGDDTILIYVNAAFERLTGYVRNEILYQDCRFLQADDRDQLGRARIRRALAEGRPCREVLRNYRKDGSAFWNELSITPVHNAADQRTYFIGIQKDVSRQVELERALAEAQARLDALKSDERS; encoded by the coding sequence ATGATCAACGCGCAACTGCTGCAATCGATGATCGATGCGTCGAACGACGGAATCGTGGTCGCCGAACAGGAAGGCGACGACACCATCCTGATCTACGTGAACGCAGCGTTCGAACGCCTGACCGGCTACGTCCGCAATGAAATCCTCTACCAGGACTGCCGCTTCCTGCAGGCCGATGACCGCGACCAACTCGGCCGCGCGCGGATCCGCCGGGCCCTGGCCGAAGGCCGGCCGTGCCGAGAAGTGCTGCGCAACTACCGCAAGGATGGCAGCGCGTTCTGGAACGAGCTGTCGATCACGCCTGTGCACAACGCCGCCGACCAGCGCACCTATTTCATCGGCATCCAGAAGGACGTCAGCCGCCAGGTGGAACTGGAGCGGGCACTGGCCGAGGCCCAAGCCCGGCTCGACGCGCTGAAATCCGACGAACGTAGCTGA
- a CDS encoding MerR family transcriptional regulator, with translation MNDQVAASAGLEHQELFPIREVARLTGVNPVTLRAWERRYGLIQPTRTDSGHRLYSQADIDDIRSILGWLERGVAVSKVGSILARHQAGAQDVQRDGSVDELARWRAQVQEAVQRFDGVALEQVFDQVFACHALDPVFDEVFMPVWHGLRATQGGFGRVSEWLFLDQFLRGKVLLRLQLARGPWRQRVVLAPLSVQCHELELLVAGLLLGSDEMGVTVLATGQPMEELALVCERLAPDALVLFSHQQPTQELGRRLARVTLGVGCPVLLAGEVAELAQDHLAGSPVACLGARGSLMRRRLRQFLAGQLDT, from the coding sequence ATCAATGATCAGGTGGCCGCCTCGGCCGGCCTGGAACATCAAGAATTGTTTCCCATCCGTGAAGTGGCCCGGCTGACAGGCGTAAACCCGGTGACCCTGCGCGCCTGGGAGCGCCGCTACGGGTTGATCCAGCCCACCCGCACCGACAGTGGCCATCGCCTCTATTCCCAGGCTGATATCGACGACATCCGCAGCATCCTTGGCTGGCTGGAGCGTGGTGTCGCGGTGAGCAAGGTGGGCAGCATACTGGCCCGCCATCAGGCTGGGGCACAGGATGTACAGAGGGACGGCAGCGTCGATGAGCTCGCCCGCTGGCGTGCCCAGGTGCAGGAGGCGGTTCAGCGCTTCGATGGCGTGGCGTTGGAGCAGGTGTTCGACCAGGTGTTCGCCTGCCATGCCCTGGACCCGGTGTTCGATGAGGTGTTCATGCCTGTCTGGCATGGCTTGCGTGCGACGCAGGGGGGCTTTGGCCGGGTCAGCGAATGGTTGTTCCTCGACCAGTTTTTGCGTGGCAAGGTGCTGCTGCGTCTGCAGCTGGCGCGTGGGCCCTGGCGCCAGCGCGTAGTGCTGGCGCCGCTATCAGTTCAATGCCATGAGCTGGAGTTGCTGGTGGCGGGGCTGTTGCTGGGCAGCGATGAGATGGGCGTCACGGTGCTGGCGACCGGGCAGCCGATGGAGGAGCTGGCGCTGGTGTGCGAGCGCCTGGCACCTGATGCGTTGGTGCTGTTCTCCCATCAGCAACCCACCCAGGAGCTGGGCAGGCGCCTGGCACGGGTGACCTTGGGGGTGGGGTGTCCGGTGTTGCTGGCGGGGGAAGTGGCGGAACTGGCCCAAGACCACCTGGCCGGGAGCCCGGTTGCCTGCCTGGGCGCGCGGGGCAGCCTGATGCGCAGGCGTTTGCGCCAGTTCCTGGCCGGGCAGTTGGATACTTAA
- the folM gene encoding dihydromonapterin reductase codes for MNSPILVTGASQRVGLALALELAQAGHTVVSASRSIHPQSPHPNIVQFRADLCQEADRQALIEYLQDHYDGLRAIIHNASLWLDDGLDNLQTMFRLHVEAPYHLNLALGDLLGKVEKADIIHICDETSSRGSKSHIGYAATKAALQNMVLSFAEKYAPKIRVNGILPGLLILKEGGDDAYRQQTLKKALLEFEPGARPLIEAVMFLLESQYSTGSQVVINGGRHLKNRMT; via the coding sequence ATGAACAGCCCAATTCTCGTCACCGGCGCCAGCCAGCGCGTCGGGCTGGCCCTGGCCCTTGAACTGGCACAGGCCGGTCATACGGTGGTCAGTGCCAGCCGCAGCATTCATCCACAAAGCCCGCATCCGAACATCGTGCAGTTTCGCGCCGACCTCTGCCAGGAGGCCGACCGCCAGGCGCTGATCGAGTACCTGCAAGACCACTACGACGGCCTACGGGCGATCATCCACAACGCCTCGCTGTGGCTGGATGACGGTCTGGACAACCTGCAGACCATGTTCCGCCTGCACGTCGAAGCGCCCTACCACCTCAACCTGGCCCTGGGCGATCTGCTGGGCAAGGTCGAGAAAGCCGACATCATCCACATCTGCGACGAGACCTCCTCACGCGGCAGCAAGAGCCACATCGGTTACGCCGCGACCAAGGCAGCGCTGCAGAACATGGTGTTGTCGTTCGCCGAAAAATACGCGCCGAAGATTCGCGTCAACGGTATCCTGCCGGGCCTGCTGATCCTCAAGGAAGGAGGCGACGACGCCTATCGCCAGCAGACGCTGAAAAAAGCCCTGCTGGAGTTCGAGCCCGGCGCCCGCCCGTTGATCGAGGCGGTGATGTTCCTGCTCGAAAGCCAGTACAGCACCGGCAGCCAGGTGGTCATCAACGGTGGCCGCCACCTGAAGAATCGCATGACCTGA